AGCTGAGGCGATCCGCATCGACGACAAACGGGTGTCGTTCAGCGCGTGCACCTCACCTGAGCAGGTAGGCTGGACAGCGTCCGATATTGGGGTCGATATCGTGGTCGAGTGCTCGGGGCAATTCCGCACGCCGGAACTGTTGCAGCCCTACTTTCGCGCCGGGGTGCGCAAGGTCGTGGTGTCGGCTCCGGTCGCCGAAGGAGCGCTCAACGTGGTCATGGGCTGCAATGACGACCGCTACGACCCCCAGCGTCACCATCTGGTGACTGCGGCCTCGTGCACCACCAACTGTCTGGCCCCGGTTGTCAAGGTCGTGCATGAGCACATCGGCATTACCCACGGCCTGATCACCACCATCCACAATCCGACCAATACCCAGGTCGTTGTTGACGCGCCTCTGGCGGACCTGCGACGGGCGCGCTCAGGTCTGAACGCGCTGATCCCGACGACCACCGGCTCGGCCAAGGCGATTACGCTGATCTACCCCGAGCTGCACGGTAAGCTGAACGGTCTGGCGGTACGCGTCCCACTGCTCAACGCGTCCTTGACCGACTGTGTGTTTGAGGTCACACGGCCGACAACGGTCGAAGAGGTCAACCGTCTGTTCAAAGAAGCGGCCGAGGGAGAACTCAGCGGCATCCTGGGTTTTGAAGAACGCCCGCTTGTGTCAGCCGACTACGTCAACGACCCCCGGTCGAGTATTGTGGACGGCCCGTCAACCCTGGTGCTTGACGACACCCAGGTCAAAATCCTGGCCTGGTATGATAACGAGTGGGGCTATGTCCACCGTTTGATGGAACTGACCAGAAAGCTGGCCACGGCCGCACAGTGAGCGCTGCTCTCTTGCGAGCAGCAGCGTTGACCGTGTGGCCGACAGTGCCAGGCTGAGGACGACCGTATGGATATACGCAGCTATAGCCTCGTCACCGCGGCCTACTGGGGGTTCACCCTGACCGACGGAGCGCTGCGCATGTTGGTCCTGCTGCATTTCCACGCGCTGGGCTATACCCCTTTGCATCTGGCCTTTCTGTTCGTGCTGTACGAATGCTGCGGCATGGCGACCAACCTGCTCGGCGGCTGGATCGGCTCGCGGATGGGGGTGCGCGTCACGCTGTTTGCCGGCCTGGTCCTGCAAGTCGTCGCCCTGCTCATGCTATCCGGAGTGCAGGCCTCCTGGCTGACCTGGGTTTCGGTGGCGTATGTCATGGGTGCCCAGGCGCTGTCCGGCATTGCCAAAGACCTGACCAAGATGAGTTCCAAAAGCGCGGTCAAGCTGGTCGTAGCCGGCAGCCCGACAAGCGAACGACAGGCGACCTTGTTCCAGTGGGTGGCCGTTTTGACGGGCTCGAAAAATGCGCTCAAAGGCTGTGGTTTTCTGCTCGGCGGCGTTTTATTGAGTTGGCTGGGATTTGCGCTCGCCCTGTGGGCTATGGCCGCCGGCCTGGCCCTGATCCTGCTGCTGTCGGTAGCCAGTCTCAACCAGGACATGGGCAAGTCAAAGGAGAAGGTCAAGTTCAGCCAGCTGTTTTCCAAGTCCCGCGCCATTAACGTCTTATCCCTGGCCCGGCTTTTTCTGTTCGGCTCACGGGACGTCTGGTTTGTGGTCGGGCTGCCCATTTTTCTGTCCGATACTCTGGGCTGGAGCTTGAGCGGGGTCGGAGCGTTTCTGGCCGCCTGGGTGGTCGGCTATGGCGGGGTCCAGGCTGTCACGCCCCAATTTTTGGACAAAGACGGTGGGGCCGTGGCTGGTACCCGGGCTGCCCAGGTGTGGGGCTTTGGACTGGCCGGGCTGTCGGTCGGGCTGGCCCTGGTGCTGCAAGCCGGCTGGTATCCGGCGCTGTCGGTGATTGTCGGCCTGGCCGTATTCGGGCTGGTCTTTGCGGTCAATTCAGCGGTCCACTCGTATTTGATCCTGGCCTACAGCGACGCCGACCAGGTGACGCTGGACGTTGGCTTCTACTACATGGCAAACGCGGCCGGCCGGCTTGTCGGGACGCTGCTGTCGGGCGGTGTGTATCTTCTGGCCGGGCTGCCCGGCTGCCTCTGGACCTCAGCCGGGCTGGTCTTTGCCGCCGCCGGGCTGACACTGTTCCTGCCCGCCGAACGTGCACTCGAAGTGGAGGAACTGGCATGACGCTGCCCCGCCGACAGTTTTTGCGCTATCTGGGGATCGGAACCTATGCGGCACTGCTCAATCCTCTGCGGCTCGCCGCCGCCGCACCACGGGCGAGAAGCTCAGCCTGGACGCCGTCTTTTTTTGAGCCCATCAATCCCAGTACCGCCGACCAGCTCAGGCTGCCGGCCGGCTATCGGACCGACCTGCTCGGCGTGTGGGGAGACGAGCTGGGCTTTCCCGACCCGACCCGTAACCGGGAGCTGAGCTTCGGCAACGATAACGATTTTTTGGCCTATTTCCCGCTCGCCTCTCAACACGACAGTTCCCAAAAGACGGTTCATGATAACAGAGCGATTGGAAAACAGCATGAATCGTCTTTTACCGAGCAGGGCCTGCTATGGGTCAACCACGAGTCGCCCCATCCGCTGTTTGTCAGCGGCTACAGCCGGGAAGACGCGCAGGCCGAGAAGCCCAAAACGGCGGAACAGATTCAGGCCGAAAAACGCAGCGTCGGCGGCAGCGTGCTCTACCTCAGGCGAGAGGCAGACGGGCGCTGGAGGCGCGAGTACCATCACCGCTACACCAGCCGCTACACCGCCTGCGGTCCGCGCTTTGGCTTTGACGGACCTGCGGCCGAAGCCGTCGCCAGCCTGAGCGGCCAGCCGGACTGCCCCGGCACGCTGGCCAACTGTTCGGGCGGCACCACGCCCTGGCACAGCGTGCTGTCGTGCGAAGAAAATTACCACCTCTACAATCCGCAAACCCCACGGACTCTGCGCTGGAGCGATCAGCCCGATGAAGCCATCGCCGAGACCCAGTTCGGCTGGGTGGTCGAGGTCGACCCCTTCGGCGAACTGCCGCCGGTCAAGCATACCAGCCTGGGCCGCTTCAGCCATGAGAATATCGCGCTGCGCTGCGACGGACCGACCGGACGGCTGGTGGCGTATATGGGCGATGATAAGGCCGACGAGTATGTGTACAAGTTTGTCAGCGCCCAGCCGCTGCCGGCCTCGGCCTCACGGCTTGAGCAGCGGACGGCGCTGAGCCAGGGGACCTTATACGCCGCCGATTTTCAACACGGCCGGTGGCTGGCGCTGGACTGGAATGTGCAGAAAAACCGTGAAAAGTGGCAGGCCTACAACGCTACAGCGCGGCAAACGGGCGGCCCGCTCATCACCTCCCAGGCCGATATTCTCATCCATGCCCGGATTGCGGCCCGGGTTTTGGGAGCGACGCCCCTGGATCGTCCCGAGGACTGTGAAATTCATCCGGCCGACGGGTCGGTGTATATTGCGCTCACCAATAATACGCGCCGGGCCAACTTCTACGGACAGATCGTGCGGCTGATAGAGGACAACGACAATCCCGAGGGCGAGCGCTTCCGGTTTGAGCTGTTCCTGCTCGGTGGCCGCCACAGCGGCCTGGCCTGCCCCGACAATCTGGCCTTTGACCGCCGGGGCAATCTGTGGGTGGCGTGCGATATTGCCAGCTCGCGGCTGGGCCGCGATCCGTATCAGGCCTTCGGCAACAACGGGCTGTTCATGGTGCCGACCACCGGTCCCGGGGCGGGACAGGCCTACCAGTTTGCGTCCGGTCCCACGGACTGTGAGCTGACCGGACCGTGGTTCAGCGGTAACGACCAGACGCTGTTCCTGTCGGTCCAGCATCCCGGCGGCAACAGTCCCAGCCTTGCGCGGCTGTCCAGCCACTGGCCGCACGGCGGCCGGGAACTGCCGCGACCGGGGGTGGTGGCGATTACCGGCTTTGATCGGGTCTGAGCCGCGGGCCGGCCGCGCTCGTCTCGCCTTTCGATACGCAGGGTAACGCATAAATAACTGCCCTGTCATTGTCTCGTAACACTGCGTTCTTACCCTCTGGCCCAACTATGTCTGTAGGGAAGGAGAAGAACAGTATGAAGAGACGAGGCAGCCTTCTGTGTGGCGGTCTGATCGCCGCAGGGCTCCTGTTGGCAAGTTCCGCGTTTGCCCAGGGGAAAAGTGTGGCGGTCGAGATCCTCGACATTCTCAAGGCCAACGGGCAAATCAGCGCTCAGCAGTACCGCGACCTGATGAGCAAGGCCCAGGCCGAAGGGGAAAAGGTCGAGGCTGCGGTCAGTGCCAGCGAGGCAAAAGAGCCCGATCCGAAAACGATGCGGGTGTACTGGTCATCGGGGCTGCGACTCAAGTCCAACGATGGCAATTACTCGCTCAAGATCGGTGGCCGGATCATGAACGACTGGGCCATCTACAGCACCGACAGCGACACCCCGGACGACTTTCGGAGCATTGGCGACGGCACCGAGTTCCGGCGGGCGCGGCTGTATATGGAAGGCGAGATCTACAAAAACATCAAGTACAAAGCCCAGTACGACTTTGGTGGCCAGGACGCCGATTTCAAAGATGTGTACATCGAGCTGAAAAAGATTCCGAGCCTGGGCAATCTCAGAATCGGTCACTTCAAGGAGCCGATGTCGCTCGAACAGCTGACCAGCAGTAAGTACATCACCTTCATGGAACGCTCGCTGGCAGACACGTTTGCCCAGGGCCGTAACACCGGCTTCCAGATTGCGAACACCTTTGCCGACAGGCGGGCGACTGCTGCGGTGGGCGTGTTTCGTGACGTAGGCGACTCGGGCAACGGGTTTGGCAAGAACTCGGACTATAATCTGACCGCCCGTGTGACGGCCCTGCCGTGGTACGAGGACAAGGGCAAACGGCTCTTGCACCTGGGGTTCGGCTATACCCACGAGTTCCGCGACAAAGACAGCGACATCCGTTTTCGATCTCGGCCGGAAGCCCACCTGGGCCCCCGCTTTGTTGACACCGGGAGGTTTAAGGCCGATAGCATTGATTACTTCAACCCCGAAGTGGCTGCGGTCTACGGACCGTTCTCCATCCAGGGTGAGTACATCTTCAGCGAGGTCCAGGACTCCAACAAGGGTGGTGACCTGAGCTTCGACGGTGCCTATATCTACGCCAGCGTGTTCCTGACCCCGGGTGACTATCGTCGCTACAAGACCTCCAGCGGAGCCTTTGACCGGGTCAAGCCGGCCAGGGATCTGAGCTGGAGCGGTGGCGGGTACGGGGCTGTTGAGGCGGCGGTTCGGTATTCCCACCTGGATCTGACCGACGGCATGGTCCAGGGCGGGACACTCGGCAACTTCACCGCCGGCCTGAACTGGTACCTCAACCCCAATGTCCGTTTCATGCTGAACTATGTCCACGCCGACCAGCAGCATCCGCACGACTTTTCCGCCGATATTGTCCAGATGCGCGCTCAGGTCGATTTCTAAGCACTCGTCGCCGGTCGCGGGTCGTGGAAGCGGCTCACGGCCATGTGTCATCACCATATCCCAACGGGAGGAAGTCGTTATGACAATGAAGAAGTTCTCAGCGCTTGTCGGTGGCTTGGCTCTGGGCCTGGCCGTCAGCGGTCCGGCTGTCGCCCAGGTCGAAGTCGATCCCAACCTGCCCGCCTATGAGAAGGTCAGCGGTATCTCGGGCAGCCTCAACAGCGTGGGTTCCGATACGCTGAACAACCTGATGACCCTGTGGGCCGAGGGTTTCAAAAAGGTCTATCCCAACGTGAACGTCCAGATCGAGGGCAAAGGTTCGAGCACCGCGCCGCCGGCCCTGATCGAGGCCACCGCTCAGCTGGGGCCCATGTCGCGGGCGATGAAGAGCAGCGAGATGGACGAATTTGAAAAGAAGTTTGGCTATAAGGCGACCCCGCTGCGGACCTCGCTCGACTCCCTGGCCGTGTTCGTCAACAAGGATAACCCGATCTCGGGCCTGTCGCTGGACCAGGTCGATGCCATGTTTTCCAAGACCCTGCGCTGCGGGGCTGCTGACGAAGTCTCGGTTTGGGGCGACCTGGGTCTGAGCGGAGGCTGGACCACCGCGCCGATCAGCCTGTACGGCCGGAACTCGGCCTCCGGCACTTACGGGTTTTTCAAACAGCAGGCCCTGTGCAAGGGAGACTACAAGGATACGGTCAAAGAACAGCCGGGTTCGGCCTCTGTCGTGCAGGGGGTGAGCGAGGATAAGAACGCCGCCGGCTACAGTGGGATCGGCTACACCACCTCCGGCGTCCGCGCCGTGCCGCTGGCCGAGAATGGCAGCAGCTACGTCGAGCCCAACCAGAAGACGGTCGGCTCGGGTCAGTATCCGCTGTCACGCTTCCTGTACATCTACATCAACAAGGCGCCCGGACAGCCGGTTGATCCCCTGGTCCAGGAATTTGCCAAGTATATCTTCAGCAAAGAAGGCCAGGAAGTTGTGGCGAAGGACGGCTACTATCCCGTCTCACCGCAAATCGCCACCCAGGAACGGGCCAAGCTCAACTAGGCTACGAGACGGGCTGCGTCTCAAGCTGAGTGCGTTATGCTCGGGCGCAAGCCCACGGAGGAGGGGCCTGCCCCCCCTCCTCTTATTCCCCCTCCTCACGACGGCGCTAGCGCCCCGTCCGTCACTTCGGTATTGAGAGTAGCATGCCAGAACCACAATCCGCCGAAACCCAGCCGCCCGCCCCCTATCCCACTGACCGGGCCGGGGTTGATGTCCGGCTGTCGGCGACCGAGGACAGGGGGCGGCTGCGTCGCAAGAAGATCTACGATAAGGCCGTCGGCCTCATCATTACCTGTGGCGGCATTGCGATCATTCTGAGTATTGCCGCCATCCTGTTTGTGATTGTGGCCGAGACGCTGCCCCTGTGGTCGGCGCCCAAGACCGAATTCGGCGGGGCGGTGAGGCTGTCCGAGCTGCTCGACGGCCAAGCCGCCCGGCCGATTGCGTTTGGCGTTGAAGAATACCAGGAGATCGCTTATGTCGTGACCGAGGACGGCTGGCTCCATTTTGTCTCGCTTAAAGACAATACGCTCCTCCAGCGCTACGAGATACGCCAGCTCCAGGGACAGCGTCCGACTGCGGTGTATCAGAATGGATTCGACCACAACCTGGCCATTGCGACGGAAAACGGCACCGTCGTGCCGGTCTACGCCAGCTTTGTGATCAGCTATGACGACCAGAGCCGCCGGATCATCACACCCCGTGCCGGTGAGGAGGACGCGATTATTGTCGATCCCCAGGGCCGGGCGATTCAGCAGCTCGTATACCGGACCGGGGAGGATGACGAGGGCATCCGCATTGCGGCCCTGCTCGGTCCGCGCTCCCTGGTGTTCTATTCTCAGGTCGAACAGGAATCGTTTTTGGGCCAGACCGAGACCCAGGTATCTCGGCGTGAGCTGTCCTCCGACTTGCCGGCCGATGTCACCGCCCTGGCCCTGGATACCTTCCTGACCAATCTCCTGGTCAGCACCGCCGACGGACAGCTGTTGCACTGGCAGGTCCAGGACCCGGCCGCGCCGCGTCTGATCCACGGCTTTCCCGTCAGCGACAGCCAGGGCGTCTCTGCCACGACCCTGGACTGGTTGCTGGGCGAACGCTCGCTGGTCGTCGGCGATAGCGCCGGGGGGGTGGGCGTCTGGTTTCAGGTCCGTGACCAGGGCCCGCCGCGCGACAGCCCGTACCGCAAAATTCATGTCCTCCAGTCTCATTCCGCCGCACTGACCGCGATGAAGCCGTCGGCCCGCAACAAAGGCTTCCTGACCGCAGACGCCGACGGCCATATCCTGCTCCACCACGCCACCTCGGAGCAGACCCTGGTCGAACTGAGGACCGACCAGGGCGCGGCGGTTGAGCTGCTGTCCTTTGCGCCACGCGCCAACGGCATCTTCGCCGTGGACAACCAGGCGCGCCTGTTCGACTGGTCGCTCGATAACCCCCACCCTGAGATCAACCTCACCACCCTGTTCGGCAAGGTGTGGTACGAGGGGTATCGGGAGCCCGATTTTACCTGGCAGTCGAGCAGTGCGACCGATGATTTCGAGCCCAAGTTCAGCCTCACGCCGCTGGCCTACGGCACGCTGAAGGGAACCTTTTATGCGCTCCTGCTGGCGATTCCGCTCAGCTTGTGCGGGGCGCTGTACACCTCGCAGTTCATGCATCCCAGCCTGCGCAACCTGGTCAAGCCGTCGGTCGAGGTGATGGCGGCCCTGCCCAGTGTTGTCCTGGGCTTTTTTGCCGGTCTGTGGCTGGCCCCGCTGGTGGCCGATATGGTGCCGGCCATTTTCATGATGCTGGTCGCCCTGCCGGGTGTCACCCTGCTGGCCGCCTTCGCCTGGCGGCTGGTTCCCCTGGCGGTCCGCAACAGCCTGAAGCCGGGGGTGGAATTGGTCTTTGTGGCCCCGCTGCTGTTGCTGACGGTGTACGCCTGTGTGGCCCTTAACGATTCCATCGAGGTCAGCCTGTTTGCCGGGAACTTTCCCCAGTGGCTGTACGACACGACGGGCTCGCGCTATGACCCGCGCAACTCGCTGATTGTCGGCTTTGCCATGGGCTTTGCCGTGATCCCGATCATCTACACCATTTGTGAGGACGCCTTCTCCAACGTACCCCAGCACCTGGTGTCCGGCTCGCTGGCGCTGGGGGCCAACCGCTGGCAGACCGCAGTCCGGGTGGTCGTGCCGACGGCCAGCCCGGGGGTGTTTTCGGCGATTATGATCGGCTTTGGCCGGGCGGTCGGAGAAACCATGATCGTGCTGATGGCGACCGGCAACACGCCGGTCATGGACTTTAATCCGTTCAGCGGTTTTCGCGCCCTGTCGGCCAATATCGCGGTCGAGATTCCCGAGGCGCCCCACGGCGGCACCCTGTACCGGACCCTGTTTCTGGCCGCCCTGCTGCTGTTTGTGTTGACCTTTGTGCTGAATACCGCAGCCGAGGTCGTGCGCCAGAATCTGCGCGAGCGCTACAGCAAAATCTAGCCGACCGGACTGAGGAAGGACCTGTGAATACGCGTTTTTGGAAGAGCGGTGATCCGTTTATCTGGCTGACCGGTGGAGCGCTGGGTTTCAGCCTGCTGATGATCGCTGCCCTGCTGTGGATTGTGGCGGTCAACGCCCTGGGCTTTTTCTGGCCGGATCGGCTGGTACTGGTCAGCCTCAGCGACGACACCGAGCTGCTGGGCCAGGTCCGTGACCACGAGCAAGCCCTCCAGACCGGAGACGAACAAGGCGTAACGTACCGGACCCAGTTTCAGGTCGGCAACCGCGACCTGTACGGAGCGGATTTCCGCTGGGTGGACGACGCCCGGATCCTCGACCGCGCATATCCGGAAGAGGCGGTCTACTTTGAGCGTCTGGAGTGGGGCGCCCTGTTCGGTTTTCTCAGCTCGGTCAGCGTCGACGGTCAGGTGGTGGCCGAGGGCTTCAGCCAGAGCTGGCAGGCGTTCCAGGCGTTCCACCCCAAAACGAGAGACATCCGGCATCAGATCGAGCGCATCGAACGCCAGGAAGTCGGGGATATCAACTACGAGATGGAACGGCTGCGTTTGCAGATCCGGGGTATTCAGCTACACGAATCCGACCCCCAGCGCGCGGCCCAGGAGATTCGGGCACTCGAACAAGAAGTCGCCGGCTGGCAGCAGCGCTACGAGGAGATCACCGAGCGGCTGTCGGCCTTATACCGGGAAAATGCACGCTACGAGATCGCCGTACAGGCCGCCGGCGGGAAGCACAAAAACCTGCCGATGGCCCAGGTCGTGCGGGCCTTTCTGCCTAACCGGATGAGTTGGGCCGAGAAAGCCGGCCTGTACGTCACCCGATTCTGGGAGTTTTTCTGGGAAGATCCACGCGAGTCGAATACCGAAGGCGGGGTCTTCCCGGCCATTTTCGGCACGGTCATGATGGTCATCATCATGAGCCTCGTGGTCGTCCCGTTCGGGGTAGTGGCGGCCCTGTACTTACGCGAATACGCCAAACAGGGGCCGCTGGTGCGCGCGGTGCGAATTGCGGTCAATAACCTGGCCGGCGTGCCGTCCATCGTGTTTGGGGTGTTCGGCCTGGGCTTCTTCATCTATCTGATTGGCGGATCGATCGATTCCTTTTTCTACGAAGAAGCCCTGCCGACGCCAACGTATGGGACCGGCGGGATTTTATGGGCCTCGCTGACCCTGGCGCTGCTGACCGTACCGGTTGTCATTGTCGCCACCGAAGAGTCCCTGTCGGCCATCCCGCGCGAGTGGCGCGAGGGCTCGCTGGCTCTGGGCGCGACCAAATGGGAAACCCTGCGTAAAATCGTCATTCCCGGAGCCTTGCCCGGCATTCTGACTGGGGCTATCCTGGCCATGGCGCGGGGAGCCGGGGAAGTGGCACCGCTGATGATTACCGGCGTGGTCAAGCTGGCCCCGACCCTGCCGCTGGATGGCCACTGGCCGTTTTTTCACCTTGAGAGAAAGTTCATGCACCTGGGCTTTCATATCTACGATGTCGGTTTTCAGTCGCCCAACGTCGAGGCCGCCAAGCCGATGGTCTTCATGACGACCCTGTTGCTGATCGGTATCGTGATTGCGCTCAACCTGACCGCCATTGTGGTCCGCAATCGTCTGCGCAGTAAGCTCCGCTTTGGCACCTTCTGAAAGAGAGGCACGCGAGCATGGACAAAGATCTGTCAGCCTCGACCCCCGTCCTTGCTGTTCCGCAGCCGACCGGGAACGGCAATGGGACCGCTGCTCCGGTCGCTTCAACGGCTGCCGCGCCGGTTGAAATCCGTATCCGCAACCTGTGTCTGCACTACGGCAGCAGTCAGGCCCTGTACAACATCGACATGGATATTGAGCGGGGGAAGGTGACCGCCTATATCGGCCCGTCGGGGTGCGGCAAATCGACCCTGATACGCTGTCTCAACCGGCTGAACGACCTCGTCGACGGGGTCCGGATCAGCGGCAGCATCACTATCGGCGGCACGGAAATCCTCGACACCGGCCTGGATGTGACCGAACTGCGCAAAAAAGTCGGCATGGTGTTCCAGAAACCCAACCCGTTTCCCAAAACGATTTACGAAAACATCGCCTACGGCCCACGCATTCTGGGCATCAGCCAGAAGTCGCGGCTGGACGAGATTGTGGAGAAAAGCCTCAAGGATGCTGCGCTGTGGGAAGAGGCCAAGGACCGCCTGCACGACAACGCCCTGGACCTGTCGGGCGGTCAGCACCAGCGCTTGTGTATTGCCCGCACGATTGCGGTCGAGCCCGAGGTGGTGTTGATGGACGAACCCTGCTCGGCCCTGGACCCGATTGCCACCACAAAAATCGAAGAGCTGATCCACCAGCTCAAACGCAAGTACACGATTGTCATCGTCACCCATAATATGCAGCAGGCCGCGCGGGTGTCCGATTACACCGCGTTCATGTACCTGGGCAAACTGGTCGAGTTCGGCCCGACCGATAAACTGTTCACCACGCCCGAGAAAAAAGAGACCGAGGACTACATCACTGGCCGTTTCGGCTAGAAAGGGGAACGACGATAACTATCTCATCAGGAAGAGATCATCGTTCCCCTTGAACACGTACGCGAGGTGCCTATGCCGTTACACACCGACCGACAGTACGAAGAAGAGTTGCAGGAGTTGCGGGCCAAGGTGTTGGAGATGGGCGGGCTGGTTGAAAAACAGATCGGCGATGCGATCACCTCGCTCACCCAGCGTGACTCCGAGTTGGCCACACAGACGATTGCCCGCGACCACATGGTCAACTACCTGGACGTGTCGATTGATGAGGCGTGTACCCGCCTGCTGGCGCTCCACCAGCCTGCGGCGCGGGATTTACGCTTCATCATGACCAGCCTGAAGATCGGGACCGATCTGGAACGGATCGGCGATATCGCCCAAAACGTGTGCGAACGGGCGCTGGAACTCAACGAGGAGCCGCCCCTGCGGCCCTACGCCGACCTGCCGCGCATGGCCGAGTGGGCGCGCTCAATGCTGCGTGACAGTCTGGACGCCTTTGTCCGCGAGGACACCGGTCTGGCGCTGGACGTGTGTCAGCGTGACGATTTTATCGATGACCTGACGGCCGAGGTATTCGGCCGGATGTTGGGCCGGATGGCCGAAGAGCCCGAAACCGTGGTGCGTTCCACCCGAATCCTGTTTCTGGCGAAATATCTGGAACGCATCGCCGACCACGCCACCAACATCGCAGAAATGGTCATCTATATGGTGAAGGGCAAGAACATTCGGCATGTCTCGCCGGTCCCAAGCTCAGTCTCAGAGACCTAGCGCCATGTCTGGAGGGGAGGAAGCTCTTGTGGAAGGCGCTATGGCCGAGACCCCACGGAAAATCCTGATTGTTGAAGACGAAGAAGATATCCGCAGCCTGGTCCGCTACAATCTGGAGGCCGAGGGGTTCGCGGTTGTCGATGCCAGTGACGGTGAGCGTGGCCTGCATCTGGCGGCCACACAGCGGCCGTCGTTGATTATCCTGGATCTGATGATGCCGGGCCTGTCCGGCCTGGAAGTGTGTCGTCTGCTGCGCGCTCAGGAGGACACCGCCTCGGTGCCGATTCTGATTCTGACCGCCCGAGCCGCCGAGCTTGACAAGGTCCTGGGTTTGGAGATGGGCGCGGACGACTATGTCACCAAGCCGTTCAGCCCCCGTGAGCTGGTCGCCCGGGTCAAGGCGATCATCCGCCGCGCGTACGGACCGGCCAATGAGCGACCCCACGAGTATTATGAAAAGGGCTGGTTGCGGATCGACTTCGATACCTACGAGGTCTACCGCGACGGCGAAGCGGTGGGCTTGGGTTTGCGCGAGTTCGATCTGTTGAAATTTTTTGTCCGCAACCCGCACCGCGTCTTTGGCCGCAGCCAGATTCTCGATCTGGTCTGGGGCCACAACGTGTACGTCGAGCCCCGCACGGTGGATGTCCACATCCGACGGCTGCGTCAACGCGTTGAGCGCGATGATACCAGACCGACGCTCATCCTGACCGTCCGTGGGGTCGGCTACAAGTTTAACCCCGATGCTTTGGAAGAATAGGCTGGGCATCGCCATCGTTGGGTTTCCGAGTCTGGCCTGTGCAGGCCTGCTTGGCATGCTGGGCTTCTACGCCTTGCCCGACGCCGACCGCCCGGCCTGGTTGTGGTATGCGGCGTTCGGCCTGGGGCTGGGCGCGCCGTTCGGCGCTTGTGTCCTGAGCCGGAGTGTGGTGCGGCGCCTGGCCGATCTGCGGGCCTGTATCTCTCTCGCCTTGGAGCGCAGTCTGCCGCCCGGCCTGCCGATGCAAAGACCCGATGAACTCGGCCTCGTAGAAGACGGCCTGGGCCGGTTGCTGCACGCCCAGCACGAGCGGCTGCGGCGTTTACACGACGCCCGCCGGGAGCTCGAGGTGGTGCTCCAGAGCATGACCGAGGGGGTGATTGTCCTGGACGCGGACAGTCACATTCGCTTCTCCAACCGGGCCGCCCACAATTTCTTGGAGCTGTCTGAGGAGACGGACTTCCAGGCCAAGCCCCTGCTCGAATTCTCCCGCCATCCAGTGCTCCACGATCTGGTGCGGGCCGTGCTCGACAGCCCACCCGGGGCTGAGGCGCTGAGACAGGAAATCGAGCTTGAGGGCGAGCAGTCCCGCTCGGTCGCGGTCAGCGCGATCCAGGTGAACGTCT
The nucleotide sequence above comes from Desulfurellaceae bacterium. Encoded proteins:
- a CDS encoding ABC transporter permease subunit, yielding MPEPQSAETQPPAPYPTDRAGVDVRLSATEDRGRLRRKKIYDKAVGLIITCGGIAIILSIAAILFVIVAETLPLWSAPKTEFGGAVRLSELLDGQAARPIAFGVEEYQEIAYVVTEDGWLHFVSLKDNTLLQRYEIRQLQGQRPTAVYQNGFDHNLAIATENGTVVPVYASFVISYDDQSRRIITPRAGEEDAIIVDPQGRAIQQLVYRTGEDDEGIRIAALLGPRSLVFYSQVEQESFLGQTETQVSRRELSSDLPADVTALALDTFLTNLLVSTADGQLLHWQVQDPAAPRLIHGFPVSDSQGVSATTLDWLLGERSLVVGDSAGGVGVWFQVRDQGPPRDSPYRKIHVLQSHSAALTAMKPSARNKGFLTADADGHILLHHATSEQTLVELRTDQGAAVELLSFAPRANGIFAVDNQARLFDWSLDNPHPEINLTTLFGKVWYEGYREPDFTWQSSSATDDFEPKFSLTPLAYGTLKGTFYALLLAIPLSLCGALYTSQFMHPSLRNLVKPSVEVMAALPSVVLGFFAGLWLAPLVADMVPAIFMMLVALPGVTLLAAFAWRLVPLAVRNSLKPGVELVFVAPLLLLTVYACVALNDSIEVSLFAGNFPQWLYDTTGSRYDPRNSLIVGFAMGFAVIPIIYTICEDAFSNVPQHLVSGSLALGANRWQTAVRVVVPTASPGVFSAIMIGFGRAVGETMIVLMATGNTPVMDFNPFSGFRALSANIAVEIPEAPHGGTLYRTLFLAALLLFVLTFVLNTAAEVVRQNLRERYSKI
- the pstA gene encoding phosphate ABC transporter permease PstA, whose protein sequence is MNTRFWKSGDPFIWLTGGALGFSLLMIAALLWIVAVNALGFFWPDRLVLVSLSDDTELLGQVRDHEQALQTGDEQGVTYRTQFQVGNRDLYGADFRWVDDARILDRAYPEEAVYFERLEWGALFGFLSSVSVDGQVVAEGFSQSWQAFQAFHPKTRDIRHQIERIERQEVGDINYEMERLRLQIRGIQLHESDPQRAAQEIRALEQEVAGWQQRYEEITERLSALYRENARYEIAVQAAGGKHKNLPMAQVVRAFLPNRMSWAEKAGLYVTRFWEFFWEDPRESNTEGGVFPAIFGTVMMVIIMSLVVVPFGVVAALYLREYAKQGPLVRAVRIAVNNLAGVPSIVFGVFGLGFFIYLIGGSIDSFFYEEALPTPTYGTGGILWASLTLALLTVPVVIVATEESLSAIPREWREGSLALGATKWETLRKIVIPGALPGILTGAILAMARGAGEVAPLMITGVVKLAPTLPLDGHWPFFHLERKFMHLGFHIYDVGFQSPNVEAAKPMVFMTTLLLIGIVIALNLTAIVVRNRLRSKLRFGTF
- a CDS encoding phosphate ABC transporter ATP-binding protein, whose amino-acid sequence is MDKDLSASTPVLAVPQPTGNGNGTAAPVASTAAAPVEIRIRNLCLHYGSSQALYNIDMDIERGKVTAYIGPSGCGKSTLIRCLNRLNDLVDGVRISGSITIGGTEILDTGLDVTELRKKVGMVFQKPNPFPKTIYENIAYGPRILGISQKSRLDEIVEKSLKDAALWEEAKDRLHDNALDLSGGQHQRLCIARTIAVEPEVVLMDEPCSALDPIATTKIEELIHQLKRKYTIVIVTHNMQQAARVSDYTAFMYLGKLVEFGPTDKLFTTPEKKETEDYITGRFG
- the phoU gene encoding phosphate signaling complex protein PhoU — translated: MPLHTDRQYEEELQELRAKVLEMGGLVEKQIGDAITSLTQRDSELATQTIARDHMVNYLDVSIDEACTRLLALHQPAARDLRFIMTSLKIGTDLERIGDIAQNVCERALELNEEPPLRPYADLPRMAEWARSMLRDSLDAFVREDTGLALDVCQRDDFIDDLTAEVFGRMLGRMAEEPETVVRSTRILFLAKYLERIADHATNIAEMVIYMVKGKNIRHVSPVPSSVSET
- a CDS encoding response regulator transcription factor — its product is MAETPRKILIVEDEEDIRSLVRYNLEAEGFAVVDASDGERGLHLAATQRPSLIILDLMMPGLSGLEVCRLLRAQEDTASVPILILTARAAELDKVLGLEMGADDYVTKPFSPRELVARVKAIIRRAYGPANERPHEYYEKGWLRIDFDTYEVYRDGEAVGLGLREFDLLKFFVRNPHRVFGRSQILDLVWGHNVYVEPRTVDVHIRRLRQRVERDDTRPTLILTVRGVGYKFNPDALEE